The sequence below is a genomic window from Nitrospirota bacterium.
AACAGGCTTATCAATGCCTATAAGAGTAAGAGGGATTATAAGCATTGTAAGAAGAAGTGGGATAAGATAAAGAACTCTCTTACCTAAAGAGCCTTTAAAGAAAAAGAATTCATAAAGGGTTATGACTATGGGAAGGGTAAATGCATTTTCTTTTGTCTTCATGGCTAAGATGGCTGAAAGGAGGCTGGCAAGGTAAAGTAGTAGAGGCATCACCCTCCCCCTAACCCCCTCCCCTCGAGGGAGGGGGTTGGGGGAGGGGGAAAGTCTCCTAAAGTAGTGCAGCCTCCCCCACCACTTCCCTCCCCCTTGATGGGGGAGGGTGAGGGAGAGGGTGACCTGAAGTCTCCACTTTATATAAAGCACAAGAGAAAGAAGATAGAAGAATGCACACAATGATGCAAGCCTCTGAAATATATATGTAACTGCCTCTGTCTGTATGGGATGTGAGACAAAGAGAAGGGCGGAGAAAAGGGCGATGTAACCCCCTTTTTCTAAATCCCCCTCTTTTCCCCCTTTATTAAAGGGGGATGAAGGGGGGTTACTTAAATAAGGCGTCCTGAAAGTAAGCACAACAAGAAAATACACAAGCAAGGCATTAAGGATATGTATTGTTATATTAAAGACATGATAGCCTGTTACATCAAATCCATGCAATTTGTAATTCAGTGCAAATGTTAGATACCCAATATATCTACTTTTAAGTGCATTATAGAATTCAAAACCTTTTGCTTTAGATGGCTCAAGGAAATAAGAGAGGTTTTTCACTATTGGGTTATTTTCTATAAGTTCTTGCTCATCCCACTGAAACGGCACATTGAAGGTATTTGAGTATGAAAGAATGCCAAGAATGGCTATGAGGATAAGGTGGATAAAAGGTCTGTTAAGCCAGTTCATATCTCCTCATCGTAATTCGTAATGAGGATGCTATAGCCTTCTTCTGCAAGCACCTGTGCATTTCTCAATGCCCTGTGCTTTGTCTGAAACTTTCCAACCCTTACCCTGTAGTGTTTCTGTCCCTCAATGGTAGCTGTAGTTATATATACGCCTTTGTATTTAAGCTCAAGGCTATCCTTAAGTCTCGAGGCGTTTTCTTCGTCCTTAAAAGAGCCTACCTGTATGGTATAAGGTCCTTCTTTGGCTGTAAAGGATTTGGAAAACCCGACCTGTTTTATATAGCCTGAGTCCCTTCCAATGTATTCGACCTTGATCTTTCCTGTGCCAGTGCCAATGAGACCGATTGCCTTTGCCGCTGAATAAGAAAGGTCTATGTCCCTTCCAGAGACAAATGGCCCTCTGTCGTTAACCGTAACATCAACGGACATGCTGTTTGAGACATTCGTTATCCTCAGCCTTGTGCCAAAAGGAAGGGATTTGTGGGCACATGTCATGCTGTACATATCATAAGTCTCACCTGATGCAGTGAGCTTTCCATGAAAACCAGGGCCATACCATGATGCCACTGCATAGCCTGCCTTTTCTTTGCCATCGTATCTGACTCCTCCGCAAGCAGTCATAAGGGAAAGGAATAGCATAAGGCAGAAGGTAAGAGTGCCTCTAAAGGATATATCTGCTGAGGTCTTCATCCTTTACTATCTCGCTCAACTTGAGCTTCACATACTGTCTGTTTATAATGAGTTTTCCGTTTTTTCTTTCGGGTGCATCGAAAAGCACATCTTCGAGGAGCTTTTCTAAGACTGTGTGAAGCCTTCTTGCACCTATGTTTTCTGTTTTTTCATTGACAGTTGCCGCAATGCCTGCAATCTCATCTATAGCATCCTCCTCGAATATTATGGATATGGCTTCTGTAGAAAGAAGTGCAGTGTATTGCTTTATAAGTGCATTCGAGGGCTCTGTAAGGATTCTTATAAACTCTTCTTTTCCGAGGTGGCTAAGCTCTACCCTTATGGGAAATCTTCCCTGAAGCTCAGGGATAAGGTCAGAGGGCTTGACTGCATGAAATGCACCTGCCGCAATAAAAAGTATATGCTCTGTTTTAACGGGCCCGTATTTAGTCGAGACAGTCGAACCCTCCACGATAGGCAGAAGGTCTCTCTGAACTCCCTCTCTCGAGACATCGGGGCCATAGGTTGCCCCCCTGCTTGCAATCTTATCTATCTCATCGATGAAGACTATTCCAAGCTGTTCTGCTTTTTCTATTGCCTCCTTAGAGACCTTATCCATATCTATGAGCTTATTAGCCTCTTCTTCCGTAAGCATCGATAGTGCTTCTGGAACCTTTGCCTTTTTTCTTTTTGCCTTCTCGGGAAGAAAGTTCCCGAGCATCTCCTTGAGGTTTATCTCGAGCTCCTCGAGCCCGACATTCGAGACGACCCCAAATGGCATCATCTTTTCGCGAACCTCTATGTCGACATATCTCTGGTCTAACTTACCTTCCCTTAGCTGTGTTCTTAACTTCTCACGGGTGTCTTTATATTTTTCCCTTTCCTCATCCGTAACAGGAATCCCCCTTGTGCCTCTGGGCTGTGGAAGGAGAAGGTCAAGGAGTCTTTCCTCTGCATGCATAGTGGCTTTTTCATGGACCTTCCCGAGGTGCTCTGCCTTAACCATATTTATGGATGTCTCTGTGATGTCCCTTACTATGGACTCCACATCTCTTCCTACATAGCCAACCTCTGTGAACTTCGATGCCTCCACCTTGACAAATGGTGCATTGGCAAGCCTTGCAAGCCTTCTTGCTATTTCTGTTTTCCCGACCCCTGTTGGGCCTATCATTATGATGTTCTTTGGCAGAACCTCGTCTTTGATGTCAGGGGAAAGCCTCTGCCTTCTCCATCTGTTTCTCAAGGCTATTGCAACTGCCTTTTTAGCATTCTGCTGGCCGATTATGTATTTGTCAAGCTCCTCTACTGTCTTTCTTGGCGTAAGCTCATCCATCGAGTTCCTCTAATGTTATAATGTCATTTGTATATACACAAATGCCTGATGCTATCTTCATCGCCTTTTCCACTATGTCTTTGACAGGAAGGTTGGTGTTCTCTATGAGGGCTTTTGCCGCAGACTGTGCAAATGGTCCTCCTGAGCCTATTGCGGCAATACCGTCTTCTGGCTCTATGACATCTCCTGTGCCTGATATGATGAATGTATGCTCTTTGTCTGCGATTATAAGGAGTGCCTCGAGCCTTCTTAGAATCTTATCGGTTCTCCAGTCCTTTGCAAGCTCCACTGCGGCCCTTGTGATGTTTCCTCTTAATGCTTCGACCTTTGCCTCGAATTTCTCAAATAGCGTGAATGCATCGGCAGTTGCACCTGAAAACCCAGCAAGAATCTTATC
It includes:
- the hslU gene encoding ATP-dependent protease ATPase subunit HslU gives rise to the protein MDELTPRKTVEELDKYIIGQQNAKKAVAIALRNRWRRQRLSPDIKDEVLPKNIIMIGPTGVGKTEIARRLARLANAPFVKVEASKFTEVGYVGRDVESIVRDITETSINMVKAEHLGKVHEKATMHAEERLLDLLLPQPRGTRGIPVTDEEREKYKDTREKLRTQLREGKLDQRYVDIEVREKMMPFGVVSNVGLEELEINLKEMLGNFLPEKAKRKKAKVPEALSMLTEEEANKLIDMDKVSKEAIEKAEQLGIVFIDEIDKIASRGATYGPDVSREGVQRDLLPIVEGSTVSTKYGPVKTEHILFIAAGAFHAVKPSDLIPELQGRFPIRVELSHLGKEEFIRILTEPSNALIKQYTALLSTEAISIIFEEDAIDEIAGIAATVNEKTENIGARRLHTVLEKLLEDVLFDAPERKNGKLIINRQYVKLKLSEIVKDEDLSRYIL
- a CDS encoding septal ring lytic transglycosylase RlpA family protein, producing the protein MKTSADISFRGTLTFCLMLFLSLMTACGGVRYDGKEKAGYAVASWYGPGFHGKLTASGETYDMYSMTCAHKSLPFGTRLRITNVSNSMSVDVTVNDRGPFVSGRDIDLSYSAAKAIGLIGTGTGKIKVEYIGRDSGYIKQVGFSKSFTAKEGPYTIQVGSFKDEENASRLKDSLELKYKGVYITTATIEGQKHYRVRVGKFQTKHRALRNAQVLAEEGYSILITNYDEEI
- the hslV gene encoding ATP-dependent protease subunit HslV, whose protein sequence is MFRGTTILCVRRGGQVALAGDGQVSMGNTVLKHNAKKTRKMFGDKILAGFSGATADAFTLFEKFEAKVEALRGNITRAAVELAKDWRTDKILRRLEALLIIADKEHTFIISGTGDVIEPEDGIAAIGSGGPFAQSAAKALIENTNLPVKDIVEKAMKIASGICVYTNDIITLEELDG